Part of the Aquarana catesbeiana isolate 2022-GZ linkage group LG06, ASM4218655v1, whole genome shotgun sequence genome is shown below.
TGGCTTAACTGGTTAATGGGTGGATATCTTAATTGTATTTGTTTCTCTTCCTTCCAGCAGCTCAGCTATGATTGTCCCAAAGAGCAAAAGCAAAGCAGATTTTTGTGGCGTAGACAAGTATTACTATATTGTCAGGCCAGACCTTAATTGTTACATGAGATCAACAAACTTTAATCATGGAGAAGAGCTGGAGATCTTCAGCTTGCACCCATCCTGCAGGAATGGAGATCATTACTTGGCCTATGAGGATGACCACTTCTACATTATCAAGTCAGACCACTATCGTCGAgttacaaacatgaacaaagatgaAAGTGCAATTGTTTATAGCCTACACCCTAACTGTCAAGGGGGCAGTCATTATTGTTCCGCTTTTGGACACTTCTATATCATTTTTCAGGACCGAGGGGTCTATCGCCGAACAAAGAACATGAACAAAGATGAAGCGGGTGAAGAATTCACGCTACACCCGGAATGCAGAAATGGCCTTTATTATTTTGGTATGAAAAATCACTACTATTTTGTGAATCCTGAAGACCAATGGGGAGGGATTAAGTACACAAGATGTACCAACTTCAACAAAAACGAGGGTGTTGAAACCTTCTCGTTCCATCCCAGCATCTACAGCTTTCTGCCTGGAGGTCTGGCTATTGCCAAGGGCCCATCTTTTGGTGAGTGGGTGTGCATCAAGAGCATTTACAATGACTCCCAGACCCCCCTTGAATGGAAGAATCAGGTTGCCAAGAAGGTTGGATATGAGAAGGAGAAGATGTCCAGTATGGAGCACAACTGGAAAGTATCAGCAACTGTCTCGGCTGAGACAGGAGGATTGGCTGCTTTGATCACTAAGGTCCAGTTTTCCCTTACAGCTGAATACGGTGGCTCTAGTACAAACACAGAGAAAGAGAATTGGAATGAGGTCACTGAAGTTGAAGAGAAAATAACACTCACTGTGAAGCCACAACAAAAAGTCTACTTCTTTGTCTACCAGATGGGCTTGGGAAAAGAGCCTGTGCTACATTGCCATTACATGAGAATTCTTGACAAGCCTTCTCCACCTACCGATAACCCCCTTCCACATGCATGAAATTAGTTCTGGATTTCCAATGTTGATGTGGCTTCAGTCACTCCTATTAGCACTGTaccattaaagtggacctgtactCGTTTTCATACTGAACAATGTAAGGCTTTCACAGGAGAGACTTTGGGCAGGTTGTACTTGCTTTCCTTGTGGTCAATGCTCTGCTGCCATACCATCTGAGATTCCTGTGTACAATCCTGACTTTCTAACAAGTGAATACTTGCTCAGGGCTGTGGAACATTCTTGTTTTCACTGTTTGCCCACctggcaggggtgttgctaggtctacaaaagatctggggctagagcccacagcagcgaagtaaagaaagtcatgtatataatatatgtgtgtgtatgtatgtgtgtatatatatatatatacacactgtatattacatatattatctttacatcaggtttcccagagagcccccattacatcagggtccccagagagccccccttacatcagggtccccagagagccccccttacatcagggtccccagagagcctcccccttacatcagggtccccagaaagcctcccccctacatcagggtccccagagagcctcccttttacatcaaggtccctagagagcccctttcagggttcccagagagcccctctttaccacagagtccccagagagccactccttacatcaggctcaccagagagagggcaggaagtgagatgatgtcatctttctgctgcccgtggctgcacagtgagagcagaacagtggtgatgcagggtgggtggtgagagatgatgtcatctctctgctctctctcccgccCGGCTCTTCCATGCTCTGGTGCTGCCCGACACACTTGCagcccagctgcagagaggccacgaccACGGCTGTCTcagagagactcggggctatagtccccagattcggggctatagccccaaaagccaccccctagcaacgcccctgccacctGGGCATCAGgtggtttggctttttttttcgccTTCTGTGGGAAGATAGGATgggaaatgtcctaacttcccacAGCTGCAAGTACTAGTATCCTAGTACCAGGATATCAGGGGTGGCAAGTGCAATCTACTTCCAAGTACTTTCTGTGAAGACATCCAGTTACTTTGCCCTGTATGACTAATGCCAAGGTTCACTTCAAAAGACATCTTTAAAATGGAAAACATTGGCAGTCTGAGAAAGTGGTAACCATTGCATTCGTACCATAATTCTGTTTATttaatatgctttgaaattgcatTTCCTATGTCCTgcttaattttaaattttaaagcatTCCACAAAACACAGCTGCATTTAAACTACAACATAATTATGTTATAACT
Proteins encoded:
- the LOC141147812 gene encoding uncharacterized protein — its product is MIVPKSKSKADFCGVDKYYYIVRPDLNCYMRSTNFNHGEELEIFSLHPSCRNGDHYLAYEDDHFYIIKSDHYRRVTNMNKDESAIVYSLHPNCQGGSHYCSAFGHFYIIFQDRGVYRRTKNMNKDEAGEEFTLHPECRNGLYYFGMKNHYYFVNPEDQWGGIKYTRCTNFNKNEGVETFSFHPSIYSFLPGGLAIAKGPSFGEWVCIKSIYNDSQTPLEWKNQVAKKVGYEKEKMSSMEHNWKVSATVSAETGGLAALITKVQFSLTAEYGGSSTNTEKENWNEVTEVEEKITLTVKPQQKVYFFVYQMGLGKEPVLHCHYMRILDKPSPPTDNPLPHA